One segment of Paenibacillus rhizovicinus DNA contains the following:
- the ruvA gene encoding Holliday junction branch migration protein RuvA, with translation MIDYVRGRVVHLDTEFVVVDVRDIGYQIFTPNPYAFAKSDDVVTIYTHHHVREDAALLYGFANRDEQAMFRKLLDVSGIGPRVALGILAGGKPETIAAAIQQENLTFLTKLPGIGRKTAQRMVLDLKDKLDAIPGGFSFAAAGVDLTDVGSSSAEAEGGKDWREAREALMALGYTAAELDRAWQSMKQTDIPNETVDALMKRALQQLFKG, from the coding sequence TTGATCGATTATGTAAGAGGCCGGGTCGTACACCTGGATACGGAATTCGTGGTCGTGGACGTCCGCGATATCGGCTACCAAATCTTTACGCCTAACCCATATGCGTTCGCCAAGAGCGATGACGTAGTTACGATTTATACGCATCATCACGTCCGGGAGGACGCGGCGCTGCTATACGGCTTCGCGAACCGAGACGAGCAGGCGATGTTCCGCAAGCTGCTGGACGTTTCCGGCATCGGACCGCGCGTTGCGCTCGGCATTCTTGCCGGCGGCAAGCCGGAGACGATTGCCGCGGCCATTCAGCAGGAGAATCTGACGTTCCTGACGAAACTGCCGGGCATCGGAAGAAAGACTGCACAGCGCATGGTGCTGGATTTGAAAGACAAGCTGGACGCGATTCCGGGCGGCTTCAGCTTCGCCGCGGCCGGCGTTGATCTTACCGATGTCGGATCGAGCTCGGCGGAAGCGGAAGGCGGCAAGGACTGGCGGGAGGCGCGCGAAGCGCTGATGGCGCTCGGCTATACGGCGGCCGAACTGGACCGCGCATGGCAAAGCATGAAACAAACGGATATTCCGAATGAGACGGTGGATGCGCTTATGAAACGGGCGCTGCAGCAATTGTTCAAAGGCTAA
- the ruvC gene encoding crossover junction endodeoxyribonuclease RuvC yields MRVLGIDPGIAIVGFGFIDKIGSKLVPVQYGCITTEARTAPEERLKQVYDSACALMDRYKPDTVAVEKLFFNRNVTTAFSVGQARGVVILAAAQRGLPVAEYTPLQVKQAVVGYGKAEKRQVQEMVRMFLKLSAIPKPDDVADALAVAICHAHSSVLTNKINEVNRS; encoded by the coding sequence TTGCGAGTATTAGGAATTGACCCGGGAATCGCGATCGTAGGCTTCGGATTTATCGACAAAATCGGGAGCAAGCTCGTTCCCGTGCAATACGGATGCATTACGACGGAAGCCCGCACGGCGCCGGAAGAGCGCCTGAAGCAGGTGTATGACTCGGCCTGCGCCTTGATGGACCGCTACAAACCGGATACGGTCGCCGTGGAGAAGCTGTTCTTTAACCGCAACGTCACGACGGCGTTCTCGGTCGGCCAGGCGCGCGGCGTCGTTATATTGGCTGCGGCGCAGCGCGGTCTCCCCGTCGCGGAGTATACGCCGCTCCAAGTCAAACAAGCCGTCGTCGGATACGGCAAAGCGGAGAAACGACAGGTGCAGGAGATGGTACGGATGTTCCTGAAGCTGAGCGCCATTCCGAAGCCGGACGACGTCGCGGACGCGCTTGCGGTGGCCATTTGCCATGCGCATTCGTCGGTTCTTACGAACAAAATAAACGAGGTGAACCGATCTTGA
- a CDS encoding BofC C-terminal domain-containing protein: MIIFNLWRKVKQKLRRSRRPMWQLASGLLVPAAILSVAFVGDGVVSAAGRTNLEALPQSQAPAQDDGSRSVIATLSDMRGKVTVKIRRVYICGSESETIGLLSSVDTLRMMKLHPEWTAMLDEQGAVVMEQRIDDLSESCKRSAYFGMDKLGRLSLFDGEPKKEKVMRTFFQLDVNYMESSLPKERIDELVKGIRVTDKDAFNSVLSSFGDYAVERTEKVMKRTF, translated from the coding sequence ATGATAATATTCAACCTTTGGCGGAAAGTAAAACAGAAACTCAGACGCAGCAGGCGGCCGATGTGGCAGCTGGCTTCGGGGCTGCTCGTGCCGGCGGCGATCCTATCCGTGGCCTTCGTCGGAGACGGCGTTGTCTCGGCTGCGGGACGAACCAATCTCGAAGCACTGCCGCAAAGTCAAGCGCCGGCGCAGGACGACGGCAGCCGCAGCGTCATTGCAACGCTCTCCGACATGCGGGGCAAAGTAACCGTCAAGATTCGGCGCGTCTATATTTGCGGCTCGGAATCGGAAACGATCGGCCTGCTCAGCTCGGTCGACACGCTCCGCATGATGAAACTGCATCCGGAATGGACGGCCATGCTCGATGAGCAAGGCGCGGTCGTGATGGAGCAGCGGATCGACGACTTATCGGAGTCCTGCAAACGCAGCGCTTATTTCGGGATGGACAAGCTGGGGCGCTTATCGCTATTCGACGGCGAGCCGAAGAAGGAGAAAGTGATGCGGACCTTCTTTCAACTGGACGTGAATTATATGGAGAGCAGCCTGCCGAAGGAGCGGATCGACGAGCTGGTCAAAGGCATCCGCGTGACGGATAAGGATGCGTTCAACAGCGTATTGTCGTCGTTCGGCGATTACGCGGTGGAGCGTACGGAGAAAGTCATGAAGCGCACGTTTTAG